Proteins from a genomic interval of Nitrospina gracilis Nb-211:
- a CDS encoding RidA family protein, with protein MEKQAIHTDDAPAAIGPYQQAIRAGQFVFTSGQIALDPKSGEFLAGEIEEETERTLQNIGAILKAAGLGFENVVKATVYLADMNHFARMNAVYEKYFAAGKPARACVQVAALPKGAKVEIDVIAQAG; from the coding sequence ATGGAAAAGCAAGCCATCCACACCGACGACGCTCCGGCGGCCATCGGCCCATACCAGCAGGCCATCCGCGCCGGGCAGTTTGTGTTCACCTCCGGGCAGATCGCGCTGGACCCGAAGTCGGGCGAGTTTCTGGCGGGTGAAATCGAGGAGGAAACCGAGCGCACGCTTCAGAACATCGGCGCCATTCTGAAAGCCGCCGGGCTGGGATTCGAGAATGTGGTGAAGGCGACGGTCTATCTGGCGGACATGAACCACTTTGCCCGTATGAACGCGGTGTACGAAAAGTACTTCGCCGCCGGCAAACCGGCGCGAGCGTGCGTGCAGGTGGCGGCGTTGCCCAAAGGGGCGAAGGTGGAAATCGATGTCATCGCCCAGGCGGGTTGA
- the recO gene encoding DNA repair protein RecO codes for MPLYRTQAVVLRSMNLGDADKIVTLFTRDYGKVKVVAKAARRIKSRFGACLEPMTHLSLIYFGKEHQDLYRLNQCDIVHSFQKVREHPQKFYTGIYFVELSESLVAEAHPETPTFDLLCKALRKVEGQTDLETLCRLYEMRIMALAGYTPRLKRCIQCREEPQSRWVGFSYTRHGILCAPCQEQTALETRIQNGTLNYLRKLLTLDIQHTDRLKIPKGSEAEIESITHRLILARLGRELKSYPFIKKMAV; via the coding sequence ATGCCCCTGTATAGAACGCAGGCCGTTGTTCTGAGAAGCATGAACCTGGGCGACGCCGACAAGATCGTTACCCTGTTCACCCGCGATTACGGCAAAGTAAAAGTCGTGGCCAAGGCGGCCCGGCGCATCAAAAGCCGCTTCGGCGCGTGTCTGGAGCCGATGACCCACCTGTCGCTCATTTATTTCGGCAAGGAGCACCAGGACCTCTATCGTCTCAACCAGTGCGACATCGTGCACTCGTTCCAGAAAGTACGCGAGCATCCGCAGAAGTTTTATACCGGCATTTATTTCGTGGAATTGTCGGAGAGCCTGGTGGCGGAGGCGCACCCGGAAACCCCAACCTTTGACCTGCTGTGCAAGGCCCTGCGCAAGGTGGAGGGCCAGACCGACCTCGAAACCCTGTGCCGACTGTACGAGATGCGCATCATGGCCCTGGCGGGCTACACGCCGCGTCTCAAGCGGTGCATTCAATGCCGGGAGGAACCGCAATCCCGCTGGGTGGGGTTCAGCTACACGCGGCATGGCATCTTATGCGCCCCCTGCCAGGAACAGACGGCACTGGAGACGCGCATCCAAAACGGCACGCTCAATTACCTGCGGAAACTGCTGACGCTGGACATCCAGCACACCGACCGCCTGAAAATTCCCAAGGGAAGCGAGGCGGAAATCGAATCCATCACCCACCGCCTCATTCTGGCGCGGCTGGGACGGGAGTTGAAATCGTATCCCTTTATCAAGAAAATGGCGGTGTGA
- a CDS encoding methylated-DNA--[protein]-cysteine S-methyltransferase, translated as MQPTRKHQRIETDSLVYATMESPIGILGVAATDKGVCNIRTAQKSESQFLRYLEDVYTARPMHDPKRLKPVIDELKAYFKGELTEFDCELDLTCGTPFQQTVWKRLLTIPFGETRSYGWLAEKLKNPNASRAVGNANGKNPVPVIIPCHRVIHADGGLGGYTGGLHIKEFLLDLETHAHAPV; from the coding sequence ATGCAACCCACTCGGAAACACCAACGCATCGAAACCGATTCCCTTGTTTACGCAACAATGGAAAGTCCCATCGGCATCCTCGGCGTCGCCGCCACCGATAAAGGCGTGTGCAACATCCGTACGGCGCAGAAGAGCGAAAGCCAGTTCCTGCGTTACCTGGAAGACGTGTACACCGCCCGGCCCATGCACGATCCCAAACGACTGAAACCCGTGATCGATGAGTTGAAAGCGTATTTTAAAGGGGAACTCACAGAGTTCGACTGCGAACTGGATCTCACCTGCGGCACGCCGTTCCAGCAGACTGTGTGGAAGCGGCTTTTGACCATTCCTTTCGGCGAGACGCGCAGTTATGGCTGGCTGGCAGAAAAACTCAAAAACCCAAACGCCAGCCGCGCCGTGGGCAACGCCAACGGTAAAAACCCGGTACCCGTCATCATCCCCTGCCACCGCGTGATCCACGCCGACGGCGGACTGGGCGGCTACACCGGCGGCCTGCACATCAAAGAATTTCTGCTAGACTTGGAAACACACGCTCATGCCCCTGTATAG
- a CDS encoding nucleotide sugar dehydrogenase: MGDFVKKIVCIGAGYVGGPTMAVIAHHCPDYRVTVVDISREKIALWNSEQLPIYEPGLYDRVAKSRGRNLFFSTEIDKEIDEADIIFVTVNTPTKTFGEGAGRAVDLQFIEQTARRIKENSRSDKIVVEKSTIPVRAAETLRRILHSGDNGVHFEILSNPEFMAEGTAIRDMEEPDRILIGSMDTPSGRQARDELTRIYGHWVPQERVLTTNLWSSELSKLVANAFLAQRISSINSISALCELTEADVAQVGHAIGMDSRIGAKFLSAGVGFGGSCFRKDLLNLIYLCEHYGLHPVAEFWQKVVDINDFQMQRFVQRMVTAMFNSVVGKKIAIFGFAFKPDTGDTRDAPAIHICRALLEERAWLSISDPHAILNAQKDLEGLPGEIDYVEDPYEAVKGAHAIALLTEWKQYRDLDYREIFDRMEKPAFIFDGRNHLDHDALFDIGFNVYGVGKPAREHFD, encoded by the coding sequence ATGGGGGATTTCGTCAAGAAGATCGTGTGCATCGGGGCCGGATACGTGGGGGGGCCCACCATGGCCGTCATCGCTCATCACTGCCCCGATTACAGGGTGACGGTGGTGGACATCTCGCGGGAGAAAATCGCGCTGTGGAATTCCGAGCAGTTGCCGATTTACGAACCCGGCCTGTATGACCGTGTTGCTAAAAGCCGCGGCCGCAACCTGTTTTTCTCCACCGAGATTGACAAGGAAATCGACGAAGCCGATATCATCTTCGTCACCGTGAACACCCCCACCAAGACATTTGGTGAAGGCGCAGGACGCGCCGTGGACCTGCAATTCATCGAACAGACCGCGCGCCGCATCAAGGAGAATTCCCGGTCCGACAAGATCGTCGTCGAAAAGAGCACCATCCCCGTGCGCGCCGCCGAAACCCTGCGCCGCATTCTGCACTCCGGCGACAACGGCGTGCATTTTGAAATTCTGTCCAACCCGGAATTCATGGCCGAAGGCACCGCCATCCGCGACATGGAAGAACCCGACCGCATTCTGATCGGGTCCATGGACACGCCGAGCGGCCGCCAGGCGCGCGACGAACTCACCCGCATTTACGGACACTGGGTGCCACAGGAGCGTGTGCTCACCACCAACCTGTGGAGCAGTGAACTGTCAAAATTGGTGGCCAATGCCTTTCTTGCCCAGCGCATCTCGTCGATCAACAGCATCTCCGCCCTGTGCGAACTGACGGAAGCGGATGTGGCGCAGGTGGGCCATGCCATCGGCATGGACAGCCGCATCGGCGCAAAGTTTTTGAGTGCAGGGGTGGGGTTCGGTGGGTCCTGCTTTCGCAAGGATCTGCTCAATCTCATCTATCTGTGCGAGCATTATGGCCTGCATCCGGTCGCGGAATTCTGGCAGAAGGTGGTGGACATCAACGATTTCCAGATGCAGCGTTTCGTTCAGCGCATGGTCACGGCGATGTTCAATTCCGTCGTCGGCAAGAAAATCGCCATCTTCGGTTTTGCGTTCAAGCCGGACACCGGCGACACGCGCGATGCCCCGGCCATTCACATCTGCCGCGCGCTCCTTGAGGAGCGGGCATGGCTCAGCATCTCCGATCCTCATGCCATCCTCAATGCCCAAAAGGATCTGGAAGGTCTGCCCGGCGAGATCGATTACGTGGAAGATCCTTACGAAGCCGTGAAGGGCGCCCATGCCATTGCGCTGTTGACGGAGTGGAAGCAGTACCGCGATCTCGATTACCGGGAAATCTTCGACCGCATGGAAAAGCCGGCGTTCATTTTTGATGGACGCAACCACCTCGACCACGATGCGCTGTTCGATATCGGCTTCAACGTGTACGGTGTGGGCAAGCCCGCCCGCGAGCACTTCGACTGA
- a CDS encoding cytochrome c family protein: MAKVFKSFGYLFLTLCLFLGYSDTAEAAKKKVPKRPKFVGATKCDGSCHDPYYQAWKKSPHGKTFDLLKAGNAADAKKRDGLDPEKDYTSDPACLFCHTTGYRQRGGFIPPGTKFKGRDVSTRIDPSEPNLEQVGCEMCHSVAGGSQFRVVMKNTKGDFKKGDIEKYGLRWDYKNVCNRCHGHKQNPHKGEKADLEAALANVHPFSKFITEDNADQNIVKDGKVKDRSKEKSLSEEKGVVVENWKIHKGKLRFLKGGRAFNYKKGEIYYK; the protein is encoded by the coding sequence ATGGCTAAAGTTTTTAAATCGTTCGGATATTTATTTCTGACCTTATGCCTTTTTCTGGGTTATTCCGACACGGCCGAGGCCGCCAAGAAAAAGGTCCCCAAACGACCGAAATTCGTGGGCGCCACAAAGTGTGATGGCAGTTGCCACGATCCCTATTACCAAGCATGGAAGAAGTCACCCCATGGAAAAACCTTTGATTTGTTGAAAGCAGGCAACGCCGCCGATGCCAAGAAACGTGACGGCCTCGATCCGGAAAAGGATTACACTAGCGATCCGGCCTGTCTGTTCTGCCACACCACCGGCTACCGTCAACGTGGTGGGTTCATTCCGCCAGGCACCAAATTCAAAGGCCGCGATGTTAGCACCCGGATCGATCCGTCCGAGCCCAACCTGGAGCAGGTGGGTTGCGAGATGTGCCATTCCGTTGCCGGTGGTTCCCAGTTCCGCGTGGTGATGAAAAACACCAAGGGCGATTTCAAGAAAGGGGACATCGAGAAATACGGCTTGCGCTGGGACTACAAGAACGTGTGCAACCGGTGTCATGGGCACAAACAAAATCCGCACAAGGGTGAAAAGGCGGATTTGGAAGCGGCCCTTGCCAACGTCCATCCTTTCTCGAAGTTCATCACCGAGGACAACGCCGACCAGAACATCGTGAAGGACGGCAAGGTGAAGGACCGGTCGAAGGAAAAAAGCCTGTCTGAAGAAAAAGGCGTCGTCGTTGAAAACTGGAAGATCCATAAGGGCAAACTGCGCTTCCTGAAAGGTGGCAGGGCCTTCAACTATAAAAAAGGCGAAATCTACTATAAATAA